One segment of Panicum virgatum strain AP13 chromosome 3K, P.virgatum_v5, whole genome shotgun sequence DNA contains the following:
- the LOC120701042 gene encoding uncharacterized protein LOC120701042 translates to MAESVVDAALAVVKSTVAAGVALQLGVKASHLEDIKSDLELFKTYLTTTDEERGQDKMKMERVWARHVRDVAYDVEDYMEDCRIHLANWSWWSPSNILKWCRIAGEMEELRSKVRSAWKSRKLCSSMAAPHSQAESALSPGTESSMAPVQEAGAFFRCRVHDLNKPSGVGLTKLLSGQDSSLMVASICVRATAMNTLVGEAYDGLVATGQFPHAMPG, encoded by the coding sequence ATGGCTGAATCGGTGGTGGATGCCGCGCTTGCCGTGGTCAAATCCACCGTGGCCGCGGGGGTGGCACTGCAGCTCGGAGTGAAGGCTAGTCACCTGGAGGACATCAAGAGTGACCTGGAGCTGTTCAAGACTTACCTCACGACCACCGACGAGGAGCGCGGCCAGGACAAGATGAAGATGGAAAGGGTCTGGGCGCGCCATGTCCGCGACGTCGCCTACGATGTGGAGGACTACATGGAGGACTGCCGCATTCATCTGGCCAATTGGTCGTGGTGGTCCCCCTCCAACATCCTCAAGTGGTGCCGCATCGCCGGCGAGATGGAGGAGCTGAGAAGCAAGGTGCGCAGCGCGTGGAAAAGTAGAAAACTCTGCAGCTCCATGGCTGCTCCTCACAGTCAAGCTGAATCTGCGCTCAGTCCGGGTACAGAGAGCTCCATGGCGCCAGTGCAGGAGGCTGGCGCCTTCTTCAGATGTCGAGTCCATGATCTGAACAAGCCATCTGGAGTTGGCCTCACCAAGCTGCTGTCTGGCCAAGACAGCTCGCTTATGGTAGCCTCCATCTGTGTGAGAGCGACAGCAATGAACACATTAGTTGGGGAAGCCTATGATGGTCTTGTCGCGACCGGCCAGTTCCCACATGCCATGCCTGGGTGA